The nucleotide window CATATCGCAACTCAGAAGGAACCGCCAATATTTATCCGGTAGGTGGGATCCAATAATTCGCCCATATCGCTATATGCAAAGTCCAGAGTGAAGGGGCGCTCATTGACCGAGTATTTGAGGCCAAAACCGAGGGCAAAACTCTCGGTATCGTTATTGAATTTCCAGCCACCGCGCAGCGCGAGAATATTGTGCAACCAGAGTTCGGCACCCGTGTGAATGCGGCCTTCAAAATCGACAAAAAAGGCATTTTCAGCAGCTACGGTAAGCGAAACTGGATCGCCCAGATTGCCGTAGAGTTCCATTGAGGCCGCGATGCTGTAGATGAGGGGGCGGAAGGCCGTATCGTCGATGATGACGATATCCTGTCCGAAATTCTTCAAGGTCATGGCCAAACGCAAAGACCGGAACCCGGTGTAAAAGAGCGTGCCTATCGAGACATCCAGACCGCTGTTGACATCGGTATAGAGCGTCTCTTGAATATACCGGCCCTGGGCACCAAATGACAATCGGTCGGTGAATTTGATGGCATAAGTCAGGCCAATGGCAAAGTCGCTGTCTTTAATGATATTGCCCGTGCCATTGGGCTGGAAAATGGTGGTTTCTTCAAATTCATCGGGTGTGAAAGACAAGACTGTGATGCCTATGGTCTGCGTGCCCAAGTTGTAGGCAAAAGCCCCCGAATAAAATTTGGAATTGACCATCCACTTGTTGTATCCCAGGCTAAAAGCGGCGCGATTGATTTGCGTGATGCCCGCAGGGTTCCAGAACATGGCATCGATACCCGTGCCCACTGCGGTGTACGCATCGCCCATGGCAACTGCGCGCGCGCTTTGGGAGACTTTGAGGAAGGTGAATCCGGCATTGCCGAGTTTTTTGAGCCCAGCCTCTGCGCCTGTTGCCGATAGGGCAAAGGCAGTGAAGACCAGGACGAGTGTTGTTT belongs to Gemmatimonadota bacterium and includes:
- a CDS encoding PorV/PorQ family protein gives rise to the protein MKRLQTTLVLVFTAFALSATGAEAGLKKLGNAGFTFLKVSQSARAVAMGDAYTAVGTGIDAMFWNPAGITQINRAAFSLGYNKWMVNSKFYSGAFAYNLGTQTIGITVLSFTPDEFEETTIFQPNGTGNIIKDSDFAIGLTYAIKFTDRLSFGAQGRYIQETLYTDVNSGLDVSIGTLFYTGFRSLRLAMTLKNFGQDIVIIDDTAFRPLIYSIAASMELYGNLGDPVSLTVAAENAFFVDFEGRIHTGAELWLHNILALRGGWKFNNDTESFALGFGLKYSVNERPFTLDFAYSDMGELLDPTYRINIGGSF